A single region of the Dryobates pubescens isolate bDryPub1 chromosome 11, bDryPub1.pri, whole genome shotgun sequence genome encodes:
- the PIGC gene encoding phosphatidylinositol N-acetylglucosaminyltransferase subunit C, producing MEPVPGRRWQKVLYERQPFPDNYVDQRFLEELRKNVRARQYRYRAVVFQSGAVVQQLCSVCVFVVTWWYMDAGMLSPQGLFGAALLSSLLGYVLFDAVDGGAGRRQSGRTRWADLKSTLVFAAFTYGFSPVLKTLTESISTDTIYAMSALMLLGHLIFFDYGASAAIVSSTLSLNMAIFASVCLASRLPRSLHAFVMVTFAMQIFALWPMLQQKLKAQMPPCYVGVTLLFALAALLALATVSRVGAVLFASLLLAVSCLCPYCLIRLQLLKDNIHGPWDEAEIKEDLSRFLM from the coding sequence ATGGAGCCGGTGCCCGGGCGGCGGTGGCAGAAGGTGCTGTACGAGCGGCAGCCCTTCCCCGATAACTACGTGGATCAGCGGTTCCTGGAGGAGCTGCGGAAGAACGTGCGCGCCCGGCAGTACCGGTACCGGGCCGTCGTCTTCCAGTCGGGAGCGgtggtgcagcagctctgcagcgtCTGCGTCTTCGTCGTCACCTGGTGGTACATGGACGCCGGGATGCTGAGCCCGCAGGGGCTTTTCGGCGCGGCgctgctctcctccctgctcGGGTATGTGCTCTTCGACGCCGTGGACGGCGGTGCCGGGCGGCGGCAGAGCGGCCGGACGCGCTGGGCGGACCTCAAGAGCACGCTGGTGTTCGCCGCCTTCACCTACGGCTTCTCGCCGGTGCTGAAGACGCTGACGGAGTCCATCAGCACGGACACCATCTACGCCATGTCGGCCCTGATGCTCCTCGGGCACCTTATCTTCTTCGACTACGGCGCCAGCGCTGCCATCGTCTCCAGCACGCTGTCCCTCAACATGGCCATCTTCGCCTCCGTGTGCCTGGCCTCCCGCCTGCCGCGCTCCCTCCACGCCTTCGTCATGGTCACCTTCGCCATGCAGATCTTCGCCCTCTGGcccatgctgcagcagaagctgaaggCCCAGATGCCCCCCTGCTACGTGGGGGTGACTCTGCTCTTTGCCCTGGCAGCGCTGCTGGCGCTGGCCACCGTCTCCAGGGTGGGCGCGGTGCTCTTCGCCTCGCTGCTGCTTGCcgtctcctgcctctgcccttaCTGCCTCATCCgccttcagctgctgaaggacaACATCCACGGACCCTGGGATGAAGCTGAGATCAAGGAGGACCTCTCCAGATTCCTCATGTAG